In a single window of the Debaryomyces hansenii CBS767 chromosome A complete sequence genome:
- a CDS encoding DEHA2A08734p (similar to uniprot|P21243 Saccharomyces cerevisiae YGL011c SCL1 20S proteasome subunit YC7ALPHA/Y8) codes for MSGSAGFDRHITIFSPEGRLYQVEYAFKAINSSNITSIGVTGKDSAVLISQKKIPDKLLDPETVSYIFKITPSIGLVATGSIADARAQALRARSEAAEFRYKYGYEMPVESLAKRMANLSQLYTQRAYMRPLGVALTFCQVDFEDEDRGSQIFKCDPAGYYTGVKAVATGPKQQEATTYLEKKFKKIEHVKGDWKDTVEFAITALSSVLGTDFRKNDIEIGVATEEGFRILNPEEIDERLVTIAEQD; via the exons atgtCAG GTTCTGCAGGTTTTGATAGACATATTACAATCTTTTCGCCAGAAGGAAGATTATATCAAGTAGAATATGCATTCAAAGCAAtcaattcatctaataTTACCTCCATTGGAGTAACAGGTAAGGACTCTGCTGTTCTTATCTCGCAAAAAAAGATCCCAGATAAGTTATTGGATCCAGAGACCGTGTcctatattttcaaaatcacaCCGTCGATTGGATTAGTTGCTACTGGTTCGATTGCAGATGCCAGAGCACAGGCATTGAGAGCACGTTCAGAGGCTGCCGAATTTCGCTACAAATATGGATATGAAATGCCCGTAGAAAGTTTGGCTAAAAGAATGGCAAACTTATCCCAATTATACACTCAAAGAGCTTACATGAGACCATTGGGTGTTGCATTGACATTCTGTCaagttgattttgaagatgaggATAGGGGATCACAAATCTTCAAGTGTGATCCTGCTGGTTATTATACTGGTGTTAAGGCCGTTGCCACTGGACCAAAGCAACAAGAAGCAACGACTTATttagaaaagaaatttaaGAAGATAGAGCATGTAAAAGGTGACTGGAAAGATACGGTTGAATTTGCTATTACTGCTTTGAGTTCAGTATTAGGCACTGATTTTAgaaaaaatgatattgaaattggagTTGCTACTGAAGAAGGTTTCCGCATTTTAAatccagaagaaatagatgaAAGGTTGGTCACTATTGCTGAACAAGATTAA